The genomic interval GCGGTCATCTAAACAAAGCCCCCCGTTACTGTCAATATAAAAAACTGTTTTACATTCTAAGTCTTTGATATCAAAAGGCTTTTATTACCGCTTTTCTCAGATAATACCCTTTAGCGAATTTTCCTTCCATATCTCGAATATTACCAGTAATGGTAATAGAAAAGTCAAAGGGTCAGGGCATTTCAATGGTCACGATTCAGAGGTCGGTTCAACATTATGTTTGCCGAACTCGATAAAGGGTTTGACCAGTTCGATAGGCAATGGGAAGAGGATGGTCGAATTCTTCTCGGTGGCGATTTCAGTCAGGGTCTGGAGATAGCGCAACTGCAGGGCGCCATTTTCCTGATTGATGATCTTGGCTGCTTCGGAAAGCTTGACCGAAGCCTGCAATTCACCCTCGGCATGAATGATCTTCGCCCGACGTTCACGCTCCGCCTCGGCCTGGCGGGCCATGGCACGCTGCATCTCGACCGGCAGGTCGATATGCTTGACTTCGACATTGCTGATCTTAACCCCCCAGGCATCAGTCTGCCGATCGAGAATTTTCTGCAGTTCGGAATTGATCTTGTCGCGGTGAATGAGCAACTCATCAAGCTCCGACTGGCCGAGAACGCTGCGCAGGGTGGTCTGGGCAAGTTGACTGGTCGCGTAAAGATAATTCTCCACGTCGATCAACGATTTTTGCGGTTCCATAACCCGGAAATAGAGTACCGCATTCACTTTCACAGAAACATTGTCGCGGGTAATGACATCCTGCGGAGGCACATCCATCGCCACCGTCCGCAGACTGACCTTTACCAGTTTATCAATCACCGGGATGATAAAACGCAGACCCGGCCCCTTGACCCCGGCGAACCGCCCGAGTCGAAAGACGACCCCACGTTCATATTCGAGCAGAATTCTGACCGCGCTGCCGATCAGAATCACCAAGATCGCGAACGCGACCGCCCATCCGACCAATCCGACTGGAATCATCATTCAGGTCCCCTTTCGGTTATTTCCGGATCTCTGTTTTCATCTGCGCGACCGATCCTGAGCCGCATATGGGGCAACATGCCCTGGACCACGATCTTCTCTCCCGCACTGATCTCATCATCACCGACGGCATCCCAATATTCTCCATGGACAAAGACCCGGCCTTCACCGGGGAAGGGGGTCAATGCTTCACCGATATCCCCGACCATCCCTTCCCGACCGGCGACGGACACCCTCTTCTGGGTACGCATGACGAAAAACATCGCCAGCAGGAAGAAACTGCTGAAGACAGCAACCGAGGCGGCGATCACCACCCTGGAAATCTGCAGGGCGGGGTCATCACCCCCGATCAGCATTAACGAACCGAGTGTCAGGGCGAGGATGCCGCCGACGGTCAACATGCCGTAGGAAGCAACCTTGACTTCCAGGATGAACAGCACCACGCCAACCAGAATCAGCAGCACGCCGACGTAGTTGACCGGCAGGGTCTGCAGCCCAAAAAAGGCCAGCAGCAGGGCAATGGCGCCGATGGCGCCGGGAAAAATCACCCCCGGCTGGGAAATCTCAAAAAAGATGCCGAGGATACCGAGCATCAGCAGCATGTAGGCGATGTTCGGATTGCCGAGAGTGTTGAGAATCTCCTGCCGCCAATCCATCTGCCGGTAGTCGATGCCGGCATCACCCGGAGCAAAAATCCGCTCCTCACCCGACCGCTGATAGCTACGACCCGCAAGGGCCTGAATCAACTCCGGAGTACTCTCCGCCATCAGGTCGACAACGCCCCGCTTGACCGCCTCACTGGCCGGCGTGGAAATACTTTTCCTGACGATTTGTTCCGCCCAATCCAGGTCGCGGCCGCGCTGTTCAGCAATGCTGCGGGCATAAGCGACAGCATCGTTGACCACCTTGGTGGTCATCACGTCTTCCCCGCCCTTGTCATCTTTTTTATTAACAACTCCGGGACCGATGCTGACCGGATGCGCGGCACCGATATTGGTGCCTGGAGCCATGGCGGCAAAATCAGCCGCCAGGGTTATCAGGGCGCCTGCGGAAGCCGCCCTGGCGCCGGACGGAGAAACATAGACAATAACCGGCACCCGGGAGCCGAGCTGGGCCTGGATAATCTGGCGCATGGAGGTATCAAGGCCGCCCGGGGTATCCAGCTCGAGAAGAAAAGCGACATTTTCACGATTGGCCGCGGCAATCTGTTCACTGATAAACTGCCCGGCGACCGGGTTGATGGCACCGCTCCAACGTACCGCGCGGATACTCTTGTCTGCGGCAGCCGGTGAAGCAACCCATAACAGGGGTGCCAACAGGGCCGTGAGAACAAGGAAAAACCTCATG from Geothermobacter hydrogeniphilus carries:
- a CDS encoding NfeD family protein, which translates into the protein MRFFLVLTALLAPLLWVASPAAADKSIRAVRWSGAINPVAGQFISEQIAAANRENVAFLLELDTPGGLDTSMRQIIQAQLGSRVPVIVYVSPSGARAASAGALITLAADFAAMAPGTNIGAAHPVSIGPGVVNKKDDKGGEDVMTTKVVNDAVAYARSIAEQRGRDLDWAEQIVRKSISTPASEAVKRGVVDLMAESTPELIQALAGRSYQRSGEERIFAPGDAGIDYRQMDWRQEILNTLGNPNIAYMLLMLGILGIFFEISQPGVIFPGAIGAIALLLAFFGLQTLPVNYVGVLLILVGVVLFILEVKVASYGMLTVGGILALTLGSLMLIGGDDPALQISRVVIAASVAVFSSFFLLAMFFVMRTQKRVSVAGREGMVGDIGEALTPFPGEGRVFVHGEYWDAVGDDEISAGEKIVVQGMLPHMRLRIGRADENRDPEITERGPE
- a CDS encoding slipin family protein, whose translation is MIPVGLVGWAVAFAILVILIGSAVRILLEYERGVVFRLGRFAGVKGPGLRFIIPVIDKLVKVSLRTVAMDVPPQDVITRDNVSVKVNAVLYFRVMEPQKSLIDVENYLYATSQLAQTTLRSVLGQSELDELLIHRDKINSELQKILDRQTDAWGVKISNVEVKHIDLPVEMQRAMARQAEAERERRAKIIHAEGELQASVKLSEAAKIINQENGALQLRYLQTLTEIATEKNSTILFPLPIELVKPFIEFGKHNVEPTSES